The DNA window TTTTGggcaggctgggaaaaaaacaacttctggAGCTtacctcctccagcagcagatttCTGTCTAGTCTGAAGAGCAGGCACTGCAGTGACCAAAGAgccaaagggaaaaatgggaaggaTATATATGCACGCACTGCAACAGGGCTCTTTCATGTAAACCCTGTTTTTTCCACAGAGGTCATGAAGGATTTCATTGACTTCGGAGGTGCTACCTCACCTCTCTTTCCTCAAAGGGAGCTTTTCATGCTCTGCTTAGTTTCCTTCTAAGCAGTTTCACGTTTCCAGAGTTAACTTCACAATTTCTCATTTCTAacaattacatttctttttcattttagagtAGAAATTTTATGGAATCCAAGTGTAAGCTTTTTGTTTAGGTTCTTGGGCAATTGCTGATTTGAACAATAGGTAAGTTGAAGATTAATGGTGATGCACTACTTCTCCAGTAGTTGCAGTGAGAGTATGCTGAGCTTGTGTGAGCATTCCCAAGCCATGGAGTAATCACAAGTAATGTACATGCTGTTaagactggtttgggttgttttatttttcttttttttttttgtggggttaCTGACATAATGAGCCTCAGCAGAAAGGGTTAAATAGAATTTGAGCTATGAGTTTGAAATTATGCTTGACACATCTGATCCACATTACTGCAATGGGTCAGTAACTGCAGTTGGTATGTCAGTTCTGCAAGTAAAAAAGTGATTGCaatgtaatttcttctttttcatgtaAAATCACACATATCCTTCGTGCAGGGATTTTCTTGTTCAGTGGGCTACAGTAtggatttagaaaaaaacataattcaTTTATATGTAAATACAACCTGAAGGCTACACATATCCAAGCTGCTACGAAGATAGAGAGCATGtacatgaaaacaaatgaaCCTGTTGTTAGAAATTCATAGTTTACCATAATAGGGGTGGTGGTGGAGGGGAAGGGTTGTCTTTGAAACCATATAGGTCAGCATTTCAGACTTCTGTATTTGTATTCCaattaaaggagaaaatggaaaagattcTGGatatttgctattttaaagCCAGCTTGAGGGGGAGAAGcagaaacagtattttcataTGTCCTATTAGCAAATTACGTTCTGTGAATAAGATATTTTAATGTTTGGCTCATATATAGATTTTGtgagttttatttgttttggagGGTGAGATATGTGAATTTTTGGCAATTgttcagtttctttttgttacatgaaaagaaaatttaaaaaaaacctggaagTAGAAATTATGTCTGTGGGTCTCACAAAATACTGGGAGTACAAGAAATCCAGCATTCTAAAGCAAaagagaaggagggggagaCAAACAAGGGTGATTGTGGTGTCTTACAGCAGCATTTGCTTTACCTGATTTTTGTTCCTTGATATAGTAAAAGTATTTCCTTGCTGAAGTACTCGGATTTGGActtagaataaattattttgcaataaGTTCACAATAACCACCATAAATTCCTCACTTAACCTGTCACTGTTGCTGGAGATACAAGTCATAGCTCCTATCGATGTATCTTCTACTTCAGCAAGGGAAAATACAATTTAGTTTTATAGCTGTTTTAGAAGAGTCTATGATAAAAGCAAACCAGTGCTTTCCCTAATAAGTATTAAAGACCAAACCTGTGCAATTTGTAGTAAGTGTAGTCTATCCTCCTAAAAATATCCTGGGGATTTATGCACTAAACTCAGATTAATGCTAATAGGAGTTACCtaagataataaataatttctttggtGTGCATTTCCCTTTAACATCttcttatttctatttttttaatgaaaacaaagttaGAATTGGAGTTTGTGGTAtaaagaaccttttttttttcttcttctctgtaGGCATGCTTCTAAGAAGCATATTGACCATGAGGAAGCCCATGTGCTAGTAACCAGTTTTTAGTAATCCTGCCGAAGAAAATGAAGCCACGTTTCAGCTTTGCCAGTCCTTTTCCCACCCTGTCGGCTGAATGAGAAATGGTCGTGTGATTATGCTGACAGCCCAGCATGCATTTGGTAGACCTGTGGTTAACTCGTTCCCTCTCCATGTGTCTGCTCCTACAAAGTTTTGTCCTCATGATACTGTGCTTTCATTCTGCCAGTATGTGCCCAAAAGGCTGCCTCTGTTCCCACTCCGGAGGTCTGAATGTCAGCTGTAGCAATGCAAACCTCAAGGAAATACCCAGAGATCTTCCTCCAGAAACAGTCTTACTTTATTTGGACTCCAACCAGATAACATCTATCCCCAACGAAATTTTTAAGGACTTGCACCAATTGAGAGTCCTCAATTTATCAAAAAATGGGATTGAGTTTATTGATGAACATGCCTTTAAAGGGGTGGCAGAAACCTTGCAGACTCTGGATTTGTCCGACAACCGGATAAAAAGCGTGCACAAAAACGCTTTCAACAACCTGAAGGCCAGGGCCAGAATTGCCAACAACCCCTGGCACTGTGACTGCACGCTGCAGCAGGTGCTCCGGAGCATGGCCTCCAACCACGAGACAGCCAACAACGTCATCTGCAAGACGTCTGTGCTGGACGAGCACGCGGGAAGACCCTTCCTCAACGCTGCCAACGACGCCGACCTCTGCAACCTCCCTAAAAAGACTACTGACTACGCCATGCTGGTCACCATGTTTGGCTGGTTCACCATGGTGATCTCCTACGTGGTTTATTACGTCCGACAGAACCAGGAGGATGCAAGGAGGCATCTTGAGTACTTGAAATCCCTGCCAAGCAGGCAAAAGAAACCAGATGAAGCCGATGACATTAGCACTGTGGTATAGTATTCTGAATGCAATGACTGCCTTTGTGATGGGAACTAGAGTTGGATGACACTAAAACCAGAGGTTTACTTCTAACGTTCATTGTAAACATTAAGacttttggggctttttttcctgtttaactGAATTACACCACTGTTGAGTTTTCTAACAGAAAGTTTTGTCCGGGTGGTAAGCTTCAATTATTTCTCTGGTGGTATCCTAAAGCAAGTGAATTAATATGTAAACATTAGTTTAGACCCATTCCActatttaataatgaaatttatttttttaatttaaaaaccaaataaaagctTAAATTTGAACCATGTAAAGCCGAGTAATTTATTGCTCAGAAACCTGTCCAGTGCCCGAGCACTCTTGGCTTATTCAGTGCTCGTGAGGTAGAAGAGAGGAGCGATGATGAAGTGGGCTGTGAGAGGTCCAGGACTCAAGAGTCCCCAAAGGGCATGTTTCACCCATGGGAGCAAGGTATGCAGCTGGTGAATGGTAGCCCATTTTGTGGGCTACCTGCTACGGTGGGAAAGGGACACAGTGTGGGCAGAGCAGAGTGCCCTGACTCTGAGTGTAAGGGACTGATGCTTGCTTAACCTCTTGGAGGGCattttggcagtgctggggaggaggcagCCTCGAGGAGCTGCACCTCAGGACATCGAAGAGAGGTAAGCCAGGGGCATGTGGTGGTTTTCATCTTACACCTTACTGCCTTGCATGAACTTCAGGCAGGTGAACTCAGCACTGGGGAGTACAGCAAGAAGGCAACAGCAGGCTTAGTATCTTAGTATGCTGGTCAAGCTAGAGTACCACTAGtgataattaaaaacaaaaaaaatctggtggGTTTAAGCTGTATATTAGTTCATAAGTAAACATAACTTCTATTTTTTAGGGAgcagccttttaaaaaaatgaaggaaataaatgaacATATCGGGTAGGCATATTCTATTGTGTGTCCTAACATAACATATATGTATGGTTTTTTATGATTTTGTGGCTAAACATTTGGGCAAATAGAAAGTCCATATGCAGTTAAACTCAGCCTTGCATATGAAATGGATATTTTAAATCTCTGCtgtctttaaaaacacagtgtttttctcttttcatagACAAAATTTTCAAAGGGAACAAATCCACAAGAATATATTCCTCTAGTCCTTTATTACCATAATAAAATGATGCT is part of the Vidua chalybeata isolate OUT-0048 chromosome 1, bVidCha1 merged haplotype, whole genome shotgun sequence genome and encodes:
- the LRRC3B gene encoding leucine-rich repeat-containing protein 3B; this translates as MHLVDLWLTRSLSMCLLLQSFVLMILCFHSASMCPKGCLCSHSGGLNVSCSNANLKEIPRDLPPETVLLYLDSNQITSIPNEIFKDLHQLRVLNLSKNGIEFIDEHAFKGVAETLQTLDLSDNRIKSVHKNAFNNLKARARIANNPWHCDCTLQQVLRSMASNHETANNVICKTSVLDEHAGRPFLNAANDADLCNLPKKTTDYAMLVTMFGWFTMVISYVVYYVRQNQEDARRHLEYLKSLPSRQKKPDEADDISTVV